The following are from one region of the Pristiophorus japonicus isolate sPriJap1 chromosome 24, sPriJap1.hap1, whole genome shotgun sequence genome:
- the dcaf15 gene encoding DDB1- and CUL4-associated factor 15 isoform X1, protein MAPGWSKRPGGGGRRRSSVLKSLHRLKITGQFSHRMFQNLPPILCVPLKNIVDDDFLLAGFLFFYLPLPPSLPFHSHIFLGFTKCGRYVLSYTRDVPEQEFDELPYYVYYLYWWKFNIHDKLKKVRQVHLFKDQEVYSDLYLTVCEWPSDPSKLIVFGFNIRSVNDLLINMVMSDENDRDIYITTVATPPFTFCPDCKDVALLSTEEQNAHCLQHGFMLHTKYQVVYPFPTFQPAFQLKKDGVVLLNTSYSLVACAISVNTTGEKGQILYSKSSENSDPPGPLEADPSLTSPVTDGYPQCEGTSRPLSGNGTSDCIFHGADADSCSRTDGCCEETLSWEPRGSKHAALAECSPAHCDPSSAAGKAKEFAADIFRRARAATGTTEAPCSVSQAAAKQKEGAPVEDCRKLLSTQRGEGSESTPSSSSSAAAAAKLPTQCSSCVADPSGSALSPKHSNSLVSGCTCTSPGKPALDNGVSFAARPRTEAVSGFAQSESAAMDNTAGPLQEPAQTEPGYVNYIKLHYVLEPSGMVVEDDGYDDKISLPFVVTDLRGRNLKPFKETASYQGKYLTVEQLTLDFEYVINEVIRNDASWSPRYCSFSDYDIVILEVCPITNHVIINIGLLLLAYPSDEEGQVRPKTYHTCLKGAWNLNTGIFATVGVGDLTAVQGQTSGSVWSTFRKSCVDVAMRWLVPESTFRNVNRMTNEALHKGRSLKRLADSGRSMWIVL, encoded by the exons TTTCCTCTTTttttatctccccctccccccttcccttcccttccacaGCCACATATTCCTTGGCTTTACCAAATGCGGTAGGTATGTGCTGTCCTACACGCGGGATGTGCCAGAGCAGGAGTTTGACGAATTGCCCTACTATGTGTATTACCTGTACTGGTGGAAGTTCAACATTCACGACAAGTTGAAAAAG GTGAGACAAGTGCACCTTTTCAAAGATCAGGAAGTGTACAGCGACTTGTATCTAACAGTGTGTGAATGGCCAAGTGATCCCTCAAAACTTATTGTCTTTGGGTTCAA CATTCGCTCAGTGAACGATCTGCTGATAAACATGGTGATGAGTGATGAAAATGACCGAGATATTTATATTACAACAGTTGCTACACCGCCCTTTACCTTCTGTCCCGACTGCAAGGACGTGGCTTTGCTCAGCACAG AGGAACAGAATGCCCACTGTCTACAGCATGGCTTCATGCTTCACACAAAGTACCAGGTGGTGTATCCCTTCCCCACGTTTCAACCTGCCTTCCAGCTCAAGAAAGACGGGGTGGTGTTACTCAACACCAGCTACTCGCTGGTAGCATGTGCAATATCGGTAAACACAACAG GTGAGAAAGGACAGATTCTGTACAGTAAGAGCAGTGAAAACAGCGACCCCCCGGGACCCCTTGAGGCGGACCCCAGTCTTACATCGCCAGTGACGGACGGTTACCCGCAGTGCGAAGGCACAAGTCGTCCTTTATCCGGCAACGGGACATCGGACTGCATCTTCCACGGAGCCGACGCTGACAGCTGCTCGCGCACTGACGGCTGCTGTGAGGAGACGTTGAGCTGGGAACCTCGCGGCTCGAAACACGCGGCGCTGGCAGAGTGCAGCCCTGCCCACTGCGATCCATCCTCTGCCGCAGGCAAAGCCAAGGAGTTTGCAGCTGACATTTTCAGGCGAGCGCGGGCCGCCACGGGCACCACTGAAGCGCCGTGTAGTGTAAGCCAGGCGGCCGCCAAACAAAAGGAAGGTGCGCCCGTAGAAGACTGCCGCAAGCTCCTCAGTACGCAGAGGGGCGAGGGCTCTGAATccacgccctcctcctcctcctccgcagcagcagcagcaaagttacCGACGCAGTGTTCTAGTTGTGTTGCAGACCCCTCGGGTTCTGCCTTGAGCCCCAAACATTCAAACTCGCTTGTGTCGGGGTGCACTTGCACATCGCCGGGGAAACCCGCTCTGGACAACGGTGTGTCGTTTGCTGCTAGACCCAGGACTGAAGCAGTGAGCGGCTTTGCTCAGAGTGAATCGGCCGCAATGGACAATACTGCCGGCCCGCTCCAGGAACCTGCACAAACGGAGCCCGGTTATGTGAACTACATAAAGCTGCACTATGTTCTGGAACCTTCTGGCATGGTTGTAGAAGACGATG GATATGATGATAAGATCTCGCTGCCTTTTGTAGTGACTGACTTGAGGGGAAGGAATCTGAAACCTTTTAAAGAAACCGCTTCATATCAG GGCAAGTACCTGACTGTGGAGCAGCTGACCCTCGACTTCGAATACGTCATTAATGAGGTTATCAGGAATGATGCATCCTGGTCACCCCGCTACTGTTCCTTCAGTGACTATGATATTGTGATTCTGGAG GTCTGCCCTATAACCAACCATGTCATCATTAACATCGGACTGCTGCTCTTGGCCTACCCTTCAGATGAAGAAGGACAAGTAAG ACCCAAGACATATCATACTTGTTTGAAGGGCGCATGGAACCTAAACACTGGCATCTTTGCAACTGTGGGAGTTGGAGATTTGACTGCTGTACAGGGGCAAACAAG TGGCAGCGTTTGGAGTACCTTCCGTAAGAGCTGTGTCGACGTGGCCATGAGGTGGCTGGTTCCCGAGAGTACTTTCCGCAACGTCAACCGCATGACAAACGAAGCTCTGCATAAAG GTCGCTCGCTGAAACGCCTGGCCGACAGTGGGCGCAGCATGTGGATTGTACTGTAG
- the dcaf15 gene encoding DDB1- and CUL4-associated factor 15 isoform X2, whose amino-acid sequence MAPGWSKRPGGGGRRRSSVLKSLHRLKITGQFSHRMFQNLPPILCVPLKNIVDDDFLLAGHIFLGFTKCGRYVLSYTRDVPEQEFDELPYYVYYLYWWKFNIHDKLKKVRQVHLFKDQEVYSDLYLTVCEWPSDPSKLIVFGFNIRSVNDLLINMVMSDENDRDIYITTVATPPFTFCPDCKDVALLSTEEQNAHCLQHGFMLHTKYQVVYPFPTFQPAFQLKKDGVVLLNTSYSLVACAISVNTTGEKGQILYSKSSENSDPPGPLEADPSLTSPVTDGYPQCEGTSRPLSGNGTSDCIFHGADADSCSRTDGCCEETLSWEPRGSKHAALAECSPAHCDPSSAAGKAKEFAADIFRRARAATGTTEAPCSVSQAAAKQKEGAPVEDCRKLLSTQRGEGSESTPSSSSSAAAAAKLPTQCSSCVADPSGSALSPKHSNSLVSGCTCTSPGKPALDNGVSFAARPRTEAVSGFAQSESAAMDNTAGPLQEPAQTEPGYVNYIKLHYVLEPSGMVVEDDGYDDKISLPFVVTDLRGRNLKPFKETASYQGKYLTVEQLTLDFEYVINEVIRNDASWSPRYCSFSDYDIVILEVCPITNHVIINIGLLLLAYPSDEEGQVRPKTYHTCLKGAWNLNTGIFATVGVGDLTAVQGQTSGSVWSTFRKSCVDVAMRWLVPESTFRNVNRMTNEALHKGRSLKRLADSGRSMWIVL is encoded by the exons CCACATATTCCTTGGCTTTACCAAATGCGGTAGGTATGTGCTGTCCTACACGCGGGATGTGCCAGAGCAGGAGTTTGACGAATTGCCCTACTATGTGTATTACCTGTACTGGTGGAAGTTCAACATTCACGACAAGTTGAAAAAG GTGAGACAAGTGCACCTTTTCAAAGATCAGGAAGTGTACAGCGACTTGTATCTAACAGTGTGTGAATGGCCAAGTGATCCCTCAAAACTTATTGTCTTTGGGTTCAA CATTCGCTCAGTGAACGATCTGCTGATAAACATGGTGATGAGTGATGAAAATGACCGAGATATTTATATTACAACAGTTGCTACACCGCCCTTTACCTTCTGTCCCGACTGCAAGGACGTGGCTTTGCTCAGCACAG AGGAACAGAATGCCCACTGTCTACAGCATGGCTTCATGCTTCACACAAAGTACCAGGTGGTGTATCCCTTCCCCACGTTTCAACCTGCCTTCCAGCTCAAGAAAGACGGGGTGGTGTTACTCAACACCAGCTACTCGCTGGTAGCATGTGCAATATCGGTAAACACAACAG GTGAGAAAGGACAGATTCTGTACAGTAAGAGCAGTGAAAACAGCGACCCCCCGGGACCCCTTGAGGCGGACCCCAGTCTTACATCGCCAGTGACGGACGGTTACCCGCAGTGCGAAGGCACAAGTCGTCCTTTATCCGGCAACGGGACATCGGACTGCATCTTCCACGGAGCCGACGCTGACAGCTGCTCGCGCACTGACGGCTGCTGTGAGGAGACGTTGAGCTGGGAACCTCGCGGCTCGAAACACGCGGCGCTGGCAGAGTGCAGCCCTGCCCACTGCGATCCATCCTCTGCCGCAGGCAAAGCCAAGGAGTTTGCAGCTGACATTTTCAGGCGAGCGCGGGCCGCCACGGGCACCACTGAAGCGCCGTGTAGTGTAAGCCAGGCGGCCGCCAAACAAAAGGAAGGTGCGCCCGTAGAAGACTGCCGCAAGCTCCTCAGTACGCAGAGGGGCGAGGGCTCTGAATccacgccctcctcctcctcctccgcagcagcagcagcaaagttacCGACGCAGTGTTCTAGTTGTGTTGCAGACCCCTCGGGTTCTGCCTTGAGCCCCAAACATTCAAACTCGCTTGTGTCGGGGTGCACTTGCACATCGCCGGGGAAACCCGCTCTGGACAACGGTGTGTCGTTTGCTGCTAGACCCAGGACTGAAGCAGTGAGCGGCTTTGCTCAGAGTGAATCGGCCGCAATGGACAATACTGCCGGCCCGCTCCAGGAACCTGCACAAACGGAGCCCGGTTATGTGAACTACATAAAGCTGCACTATGTTCTGGAACCTTCTGGCATGGTTGTAGAAGACGATG GATATGATGATAAGATCTCGCTGCCTTTTGTAGTGACTGACTTGAGGGGAAGGAATCTGAAACCTTTTAAAGAAACCGCTTCATATCAG GGCAAGTACCTGACTGTGGAGCAGCTGACCCTCGACTTCGAATACGTCATTAATGAGGTTATCAGGAATGATGCATCCTGGTCACCCCGCTACTGTTCCTTCAGTGACTATGATATTGTGATTCTGGAG GTCTGCCCTATAACCAACCATGTCATCATTAACATCGGACTGCTGCTCTTGGCCTACCCTTCAGATGAAGAAGGACAAGTAAG ACCCAAGACATATCATACTTGTTTGAAGGGCGCATGGAACCTAAACACTGGCATCTTTGCAACTGTGGGAGTTGGAGATTTGACTGCTGTACAGGGGCAAACAAG TGGCAGCGTTTGGAGTACCTTCCGTAAGAGCTGTGTCGACGTGGCCATGAGGTGGCTGGTTCCCGAGAGTACTTTCCGCAACGTCAACCGCATGACAAACGAAGCTCTGCATAAAG GTCGCTCGCTGAAACGCCTGGCCGACAGTGGGCGCAGCATGTGGATTGTACTGTAG